Proteins encoded together in one Entelurus aequoreus isolate RoL-2023_Sb linkage group LG20, RoL_Eaeq_v1.1, whole genome shotgun sequence window:
- the LOC133635609 gene encoding free fatty acid receptor 3-like, with the protein MLQLLLSVYIFTFLMGVPANALAFWTFCHKVRTRAAPIDILLLNLTISDLIFLAFLPFKMKEASDNMAWVLPFPLCPFTGFVFYVTIYNSTLMLTAVGVERYLGVVYPLRYALCRRPRYAVVACVVFWAVTSINLSVVYIMPYAQWGGAEPPPTCYMNFTEAELRILLPLRLELFLVLFCIPFVICCFCYVNFILVLSRLPNISRRRRLRAIGLALGTLVVFAVCFGPYNASHVVGFVRFESEEWRNVALLSSTLNACLDPFIFYFSSAAVRSMMKRCLKNVVAKMHILKWG; encoded by the coding sequence ATGCTGCAGCTTCTGCTGTCGGTCTACATCTTCACCTTCCTGATGGGGGTCCCCGCCAACGCCCTGGCCTTCTGGACCTTCTGCCACAAGGTGCGCACCAGGGCGGCGCCCATAGACATCCTGCTCCTCAACCTCACCATCTCCGACCTCATCTTCCTGGCCTTCCTGCCCTTCAAGATGAAGGAGGCCTCCGACAACATGGCCTGGGTGCTGCCCTTCCCCCTCTGCCCCTTCACCGGCTTCGTCTTCTACGTCACCATCTACAACAGCACCCTGATGCTCACCGCCGTGGGCGTGGAGCGCTACTTGGGCGTGGTCTACCCGCTCAGGTACGCCCTGTGCCGCCGGCCTCGCTACGCCGTGGTGGCCTGCGTGGTCTTCTGGGCGGTGACCTCCATCAACCTGAGCGTGGTCTACATCATGCCGTACGCCCAGTGGGGCGGCGCCGAGCCCCCGCCCACTTGCTACATGAACTTCACGGAGGCCGAGCTGAGAATTCTCCTTCCTCTCCGCCTGGAGCTGTTCTTGGTGCTCTTCTGCATCCCCTTCGTCATCTGCTGCTTCTGCTACGTCAACTTCATCCTGGTGCTGTCTCGCCTGCCCAACATCAGCCGGCGAAGACGACTACGCGCCATAGGGCTGGCCCTGGGGACCCTGGTCGTGTTCGCCGTCTGCTTCGGGCCCTACAACGCCTCCCACGTGGTGGGCTTCGTGCGCTTTGAGAGCGAGGAGTGGCGGAACGTGGCGTTGCTGTCCAGCACCCTCAACGCCTGCCTGGACCCCTTTATTTTCTACTTCTCCTCGGCCGCCGTCAGGAGCATGATGAAGCGCTGCTTGAAGAACGTGGTGGCCAAGATGCACATCCTGAAGTGGGGATGA